In the genome of Hymenobacter cellulosivorans, one region contains:
- a CDS encoding LptF/LptG family permease — protein MKKLDKLILRAFAGPFLLTFAVVQFILLMVTLLKYMDDLIGKDLGWQVITKLILMFSVITIPTALPLAVLLSSLMTYGNLGEHHELTAIKSSGISLIRILRPVLLLSVFLAGLAFWFNNRIVPSANLETFSLLWDVRQQKLALDIREGVFYNGLPGITIKVNQKEGENGDRLKGVMIYDHRNGQGNATVILADSGRMFTRFGGGYLSLELFHGRTYIEQPDARDRAGASFYRQAFDRNLITFSLSSFDLSLTDKSLFKENKMMKNIPQLQQFTDSLHNKLVVERQQFPRQLNPYYVYVRLDTTGQTLRQRVENWQVPTTKLPVVNTNLLDQAENRVRNLRTYVGSSTEHMSNLAKEAGNFRIEIYKKYTQSVAVLLMFLIGAPLGAIIKKGGLGIPVLISIVFFIVYYVLSIIGEKYAREGVMPVASGVWMATVLLLPVGLFFLNQARRDSGLLETDIFGRFFRKFKLPFRSGYKKAVS, from the coding sequence ATGAAAAAACTCGATAAACTGATTCTGCGGGCCTTTGCCGGGCCCTTCCTGCTCACCTTCGCGGTAGTGCAGTTCATTCTGCTCATGGTGACTCTGCTCAAGTACATGGACGACTTGATCGGCAAAGACCTGGGCTGGCAGGTAATTACCAAGCTGATTCTGATGTTCAGCGTGATTACCATTCCCACGGCCCTGCCGCTGGCCGTGCTGCTGTCGTCCTTGATGACCTACGGCAACCTAGGCGAGCACCATGAGCTGACAGCCATCAAAAGCTCGGGCATTTCGCTGATCCGCATTCTGCGCCCGGTGCTGCTGCTGAGCGTGTTTCTGGCCGGCCTGGCGTTCTGGTTCAACAACCGTATCGTGCCTAGCGCCAACCTCGAAACCTTCAGCCTGCTCTGGGACGTGCGCCAGCAGAAACTGGCCCTCGACATTCGGGAGGGCGTGTTCTACAACGGCTTGCCGGGCATTACCATCAAGGTCAACCAAAAGGAAGGTGAGAACGGCGACCGGCTCAAGGGCGTCATGATTTACGACCACCGCAATGGCCAAGGCAACGCCACGGTCATTCTAGCCGATTCGGGGCGGATGTTTACCCGCTTCGGGGGCGGCTACCTGAGCCTGGAGCTGTTCCACGGCCGCACCTATATTGAGCAGCCCGACGCCCGTGACCGGGCCGGCGCCTCTTTCTACCGCCAGGCTTTTGACCGCAACCTGATTACGTTTTCCCTGTCTTCCTTCGACCTGAGCCTGACCGACAAGAGCTTGTTCAAGGAAAACAAGATGATGAAGAATATTCCCCAGCTCCAGCAGTTCACCGACTCGCTGCACAACAAGCTGGTGGTCGAGCGGCAGCAGTTTCCGCGCCAGCTCAATCCGTATTACGTGTATGTGCGCCTGGATACGACCGGGCAGACCCTGCGCCAGCGGGTCGAAAACTGGCAGGTGCCTACTACCAAGCTGCCCGTCGTGAATACCAACCTGCTAGACCAGGCCGAAAACCGGGTTCGCAACCTGCGTACCTACGTGGGCAGCTCCACCGAGCACATGAGCAATTTGGCCAAGGAGGCCGGCAACTTTCGCATCGAAATCTATAAGAAGTACACCCAGTCGGTGGCCGTGCTGCTGATGTTTTTAATTGGCGCTCCGCTTGGGGCCATCATCAAAAAAGGTGGTTTGGGCATCCCCGTGCTGATTTCTATTGTCTTCTTCATCGTTTACTACGTGCTATCCATCATCGGCGAGAAGTATGCCCGGGAAGGCGTAATGCCCGTCGCTTCGGGCGTATGGATGGCTACCGTACTGCTGCTGCCCGTTGGGCTGTTTTTCCTTAACCAGGCCCGCCGCGACTCCGGACTGCTCGAAACCGACATCTTTGGTCGTTTCTTCCGCAAGTTCAAGCTGCCCTTCCGTAGTGGCTATAAAAAGGCGGTTTCTTAA
- the rpsO gene encoding 30S ribosomal protein S15, with the protein MKLTTELKQEIFAKNSLTKTATDTGSAESQIALFSHRINHLTEHLKVNKKDFSTRLGLLKLVGKRRRLLDYLQHREINRYRAIIKELGIRK; encoded by the coding sequence ATGAAACTCACTACCGAACTTAAGCAGGAAATTTTCGCGAAGAATAGCCTGACCAAGACCGCAACCGACACCGGTTCGGCCGAATCGCAAATTGCCCTGTTTTCGCACCGCATCAATCACCTGACCGAGCACCTGAAGGTGAACAAGAAAGACTTCTCGACCCGTCTGGGCCTGTTGAAGCTCGTTGGTAAGCGTCGCCGTCTGCTGGACTACCTGCAGCACCGCGAAATCAACCGCTACCGCGCAATCATTAAAGAGCTGGGTATCCGCAAGTAA
- the pnp gene encoding polyribonucleotide nucleotidyltransferase translates to MPNYTAITKSVTLPDGRQISIETGKLAKFADGAVVVRLGDAMLLATVVSQPSARGDVDFLPLSVDYQEKFGGAGNIPGSFQRREGRLSDYEILVCRIVDRILRPMFPKDYHYEVQVMITLISADKTVQPDALAALAASAALSISDIPFAGPISEVRVARIDGKLQINPLTADIARADIDLIVGATADSVAMVEGEMNEVSEEEMVEAIAFAHEAIKEQVRVQLELAAEVEKSHTKREYPKYEENDDLKKRILEGVYEQAYQVAKSGNTSKAGRKEGFGAIKKSLTEKLLEEQPELDMKMFGRYYSSAEKKAIRDMMIKERTRLDGRQLTEIRPIWSEVNYLPGAHGSALFTRGETQSLTTVALGTKLDEQIIDTAMTSGYSKFMLHYNFPAFSTGEVKPNRGPGRREIGHGNLALRSLKKVMPSDDENPYTVRIVSDILESNGSSSMATVCAGSMALMDAGIPVRAAVSGIAMGLVQDKETGEYAVLSDILGDEDHLGDMDFKVTGTEKGIVACQMDIKIQGLSAEIMTAALHQAREGRLHILREMAKTISQPAAELKPHTPRSHKMLIDKEYIGAVIGPGGKVIQQIQKDTNATVIIEEKDEKGHVSIYASNQEDMEAAISRIRAIAATPEVGETYKGKVRSIQPYGAFVEIMPGKDGLLHISEVSHERLATLEGVLEVGQEIDVKLLDIDKKTGKYRLSRKVLLPKPERAASSNGEAQA, encoded by the coding sequence ATGCCCAATTACACCGCTATTACCAAGAGCGTTACCCTGCCCGATGGTCGGCAGATTTCCATTGAAACCGGCAAACTGGCCAAATTCGCGGATGGTGCCGTAGTCGTGCGCCTCGGCGACGCCATGCTGCTGGCTACCGTTGTGTCGCAGCCCAGCGCCCGCGGCGACGTGGATTTCCTGCCCCTGTCGGTTGACTATCAAGAAAAGTTCGGCGGCGCCGGCAACATCCCCGGCTCGTTCCAGCGCCGCGAAGGCCGCCTGTCGGACTACGAGATTCTGGTCTGCCGCATCGTTGACCGCATCCTGCGCCCGATGTTCCCCAAGGACTATCACTACGAGGTGCAGGTGATGATTACCCTGATTTCGGCCGACAAGACCGTGCAGCCCGACGCCCTGGCCGCTCTGGCCGCCTCGGCCGCCCTCTCGATTTCGGATATTCCCTTCGCCGGCCCCATCTCGGAGGTTCGCGTGGCCCGCATCGACGGCAAGCTGCAAATCAACCCCCTGACCGCCGACATTGCCCGCGCCGACATTGACCTGATTGTTGGTGCTACTGCCGACTCGGTTGCCATGGTGGAAGGCGAGATGAACGAAGTGAGCGAGGAAGAAATGGTAGAAGCCATTGCCTTTGCCCACGAAGCCATCAAGGAGCAAGTGCGCGTGCAGCTGGAGCTGGCCGCTGAAGTGGAGAAATCCCACACCAAGCGCGAGTATCCCAAGTACGAAGAAAACGACGACCTGAAGAAGCGCATCCTGGAAGGGGTGTACGAGCAGGCTTACCAAGTAGCCAAATCGGGCAATACCAGCAAAGCCGGCCGTAAGGAAGGTTTTGGCGCCATCAAAAAGTCGCTGACCGAGAAACTGCTGGAAGAGCAGCCCGAGCTGGACATGAAGATGTTCGGCCGCTACTACTCTTCGGCTGAGAAAAAAGCTATTCGCGACATGATGATCAAAGAGCGCACTCGCCTCGATGGTCGTCAGCTCACCGAAATCCGCCCCATCTGGAGCGAAGTAAACTACCTGCCCGGTGCCCACGGCTCGGCCTTGTTTACCCGCGGCGAAACCCAGTCGCTGACCACAGTAGCCCTTGGTACCAAGCTCGATGAGCAGATCATCGACACGGCCATGACCTCGGGTTACAGCAAGTTTATGCTGCACTACAACTTCCCGGCCTTCTCGACCGGCGAGGTGAAGCCTAACCGCGGCCCCGGCCGCCGCGAAATCGGCCACGGCAACCTGGCCCTGCGCTCGTTGAAGAAGGTTATGCCTTCCGACGACGAGAACCCCTATACCGTGCGCATCGTGTCGGACATCCTGGAGTCGAACGGCTCTTCGTCGATGGCTACGGTGTGCGCCGGCTCAATGGCTTTGATGGATGCCGGTATCCCGGTGCGCGCAGCCGTTTCGGGCATTGCCATGGGCCTCGTGCAGGACAAGGAAACCGGCGAATACGCCGTGCTCTCCGACATCCTGGGTGACGAGGACCACCTCGGCGACATGGACTTCAAAGTAACCGGCACCGAGAAGGGTATCGTAGCTTGCCAGATGGACATCAAGATCCAGGGCTTGAGCGCCGAAATCATGACGGCCGCCCTGCACCAGGCCCGCGAAGGCCGCCTGCACATCCTGCGCGAAATGGCTAAGACCATCAGCCAGCCAGCGGCCGAGCTGAAGCCGCACACGCCCCGCTCGCACAAGATGCTGATCGACAAGGAGTACATCGGTGCCGTAATTGGACCCGGTGGCAAAGTCATCCAGCAGATTCAGAAGGACACCAACGCCACGGTTATCATCGAGGAGAAGGACGAGAAAGGCCACGTGAGCATCTATGCTTCCAACCAGGAAGACATGGAAGCCGCTATCAGCCGGATCCGCGCCATTGCCGCGACGCCCGAGGTGGGCGAGACCTACAAAGGCAAGGTGCGCAGCATTCAGCCCTACGGCGCCTTCGTGGAAATCATGCCGGGCAAAGATGGTCTGTTGCACATTTCCGAGGTGTCGCACGAGCGGCTGGCCACGCTGGAAGGCGTGCTGGAAGTAGGCCAGGAAATTGACGTGAAGCTGTTGGATATCGACAAGAAAACGGGTAAATACCGTCTCTCGCGCAAGGTGCTCCTGCCCAAGCCCGAGCGTGCTGCCAGCAGCAACGGCGAAGCGCAGGCCTAA
- a CDS encoding sigma-70 family RNA polymerase sigma factor, producing MRQLKISKQITNRESQSLDKYLQEIGKVDLLTPDEEVTLAQRIREGDQQALEKLTKANLRFVVSVAKQYQNQGLSLGDLINEGNLGLIKAAKRFDETRGFKFISYAVWWIRQSILQALAEQSRIVRLPLNRVGSLNKISKSFSELEQKFEREPSPEEIAEVLELTTSEVVDTLKISGRHVSVDAPFVQGEENRLLDVLENEDEESPDTGLMNDSLRKEVQRALSTLTKREADVITLYFGLNGEHSLTLEEIGEKFNLTRERVRQIKEKAIRRLRHTSRSKALKPYLG from the coding sequence ATGAGACAGCTAAAGATCAGCAAGCAAATCACCAACCGCGAAAGCCAGTCGCTGGATAAATACCTCCAGGAAATTGGTAAGGTGGATTTGCTAACCCCCGACGAGGAGGTAACGCTGGCGCAACGCATACGAGAAGGCGACCAGCAAGCGCTGGAGAAGCTGACCAAGGCTAACCTACGCTTCGTGGTGTCGGTGGCCAAACAATACCAGAACCAGGGCTTGTCCTTGGGCGACTTGATCAACGAGGGCAACCTGGGCTTGATCAAAGCGGCCAAGCGTTTCGACGAGACCCGGGGCTTCAAATTCATTTCCTATGCCGTATGGTGGATTCGCCAGTCGATTCTGCAGGCTTTGGCCGAGCAGTCCCGCATTGTGCGTCTGCCCTTGAACCGCGTCGGGTCACTGAATAAGATTTCCAAGTCGTTTTCCGAGCTGGAGCAAAAATTCGAACGGGAGCCCTCACCCGAAGAAATTGCCGAAGTACTGGAGCTCACGACTTCCGAAGTAGTGGACACGCTCAAGATTTCGGGCCGTCACGTGTCGGTAGATGCTCCCTTCGTGCAAGGTGAGGAGAACCGCCTGCTGGACGTGCTGGAAAACGAAGACGAAGAGTCGCCCGATACTGGCCTGATGAACGACTCACTCCGCAAGGAAGTGCAGCGCGCCCTGAGCACGCTCACCAAGCGCGAAGCCGACGTCATCACGCTGTATTTCGGCCTCAATGGTGAGCATTCCCTGACCCTGGAAGAAATTGGCGAGAAATTCAACCTCACCCGCGAGCGGGTTCGCCAGATCAAGGAAAAAGCCATCCGCCGCCTGCGCCACACCTCGCGCAGCAAGGCACTTAAGCCCTACCTGGGATAA
- the trxB gene encoding thioredoxin-disulfide reductase, producing MENTTEHVKCLIIGSGPAGYTAAIYAARANMAPVMYQGLQPGGQLTITNDVENFPGYPDGIMGPEMMEDLKKQAARFGTDIRYGLATAVDFSGHPHRVTIDETKQITADAVIIATGASAKWLGLESEARLNGSGVSACAVCDGFFYRGKDVAIVGAGDTAAEEATYLANLCNKVYMLVRKGEMRASKIMQKRVLDNPKIEVLFDTATDEILGQFAVEGVRVKNLLTHETRELAVEGFFVAIGHEPNSKIFQPYLHHDEQGYLKTIPGSAKTNVDGVFACGDVQDYTYRQAVTAAGSGCMAALDAERYLAALGVH from the coding sequence ATGGAGAATACCACGGAACACGTGAAGTGTCTGATTATCGGTTCGGGGCCCGCGGGCTATACGGCCGCTATTTATGCCGCCCGAGCCAATATGGCCCCTGTTATGTACCAGGGTTTGCAGCCCGGCGGCCAATTGACGATTACCAACGACGTAGAAAATTTCCCCGGCTACCCCGACGGCATTATGGGCCCGGAAATGATGGAAGACCTGAAGAAACAGGCCGCCCGCTTCGGAACCGATATTCGCTACGGCCTGGCCACGGCCGTCGACTTCTCGGGCCACCCGCACCGGGTGACCATCGATGAAACCAAGCAGATTACCGCCGATGCCGTGATTATTGCCACCGGGGCTTCGGCCAAGTGGTTGGGTCTGGAGTCGGAGGCGCGGCTAAACGGCTCGGGCGTATCGGCCTGCGCCGTGTGTGACGGGTTTTTCTACCGCGGTAAGGATGTGGCTATCGTCGGGGCCGGCGACACCGCCGCCGAGGAAGCTACGTATCTGGCCAACCTCTGCAACAAGGTCTACATGCTGGTGCGGAAAGGGGAGATGCGCGCCTCCAAAATCATGCAGAAACGCGTGCTCGACAACCCCAAGATTGAGGTGCTGTTTGATACGGCTACCGACGAAATCCTGGGACAGTTTGCCGTAGAGGGTGTGCGGGTAAAAAACCTGCTCACGCACGAAACGCGCGAGTTGGCCGTTGAAGGCTTTTTCGTGGCCATCGGCCACGAGCCCAACTCCAAGATTTTCCAGCCCTACCTGCACCACGACGAGCAGGGCTACCTCAAAACGATTCCCGGTTCGGCCAAAACCAACGTTGACGGCGTCTTTGCCTGCGGCGACGTGCAGGACTATACCTACCGCCAGGCCGTGACAGCCGCCGGTTCGGGCTGCATGGCCGCCCTCGACGCCGAGCGCTACCTGGCCGCGCTGGGAGTTCATTAG
- a CDS encoding M23 family metallopeptidase, producing MKYWLGLVLLVLLLAVPERLAAQRRKVPQPKAKAGSAGRQKDFFRIKSPKIRYVRPDTTILIETKDLPDDNSDEAKSIFFNPAKKLSIVSEDTTTLNEGEQQIVEMSEEVLIDSSWIKVAGYYAIWDTRNINPYRVDGRRIRDTLNLRLTEPEKQRFAKMPLRTTPLTSDFGFRGYRWHYGVDLDLNTGDSVRAAFDGVVRISKWDGGGYGNYLLVRHYNGVETLYGHLSKALVAPGTFVKAGQLIGRGGSTGRSTGSHLHFEVRYEGNPIDPERMYDFPDYKLLKDNFQITSALFDYYSKALRAKAAAKQRSASAASAARRVVTHRIRSGDTISEVAQKYGVSQAQIRRLNGNVKTLRPGKTLRIK from the coding sequence GTGAAATACTGGCTTGGGCTGGTGCTGCTGGTGTTGCTGTTGGCGGTGCCGGAACGGCTAGCAGCCCAGCGCCGGAAGGTGCCGCAGCCCAAAGCCAAGGCGGGCTCGGCGGGCAGGCAGAAAGACTTCTTCCGCATCAAGTCGCCCAAAATCCGCTATGTGCGGCCTGATACCACGATTCTGATTGAAACCAAGGACCTGCCCGACGATAATTCGGACGAGGCCAAGTCGATTTTCTTCAATCCGGCCAAGAAGCTCTCCATCGTGAGCGAGGACACAACTACGCTCAATGAGGGCGAGCAGCAGATTGTGGAAATGTCGGAGGAGGTGCTGATCGACAGCTCCTGGATTAAGGTGGCCGGCTATTATGCTATCTGGGATACGCGCAACATCAACCCCTACCGGGTGGATGGTCGCCGTATCCGGGATACCCTAAACCTGCGGCTGACCGAACCAGAAAAGCAGCGCTTTGCCAAGATGCCCCTGCGCACGACCCCGCTGACCTCCGACTTCGGCTTCCGGGGCTACCGCTGGCACTACGGCGTGGACCTCGACCTGAACACCGGCGACTCGGTGCGGGCTGCCTTTGATGGGGTAGTGCGCATTTCGAAGTGGGACGGCGGGGGCTACGGCAACTACCTGCTCGTGCGCCACTACAACGGCGTCGAAACGCTCTACGGTCACTTGAGCAAGGCCCTGGTGGCGCCCGGTACTTTCGTCAAGGCCGGGCAGCTGATCGGGCGTGGGGGCAGCACCGGCCGCAGCACCGGCTCCCACCTGCACTTTGAAGTACGCTACGAGGGCAACCCGATTGACCCGGAGCGGATGTACGACTTTCCCGACTACAAGCTGCTTAAAGACAACTTTCAGATTACCTCAGCGCTGTTTGACTACTACAGCAAAGCCCTGCGGGCCAAGGCGGCTGCCAAGCAGCGCAGCGCCTCGGCCGCCTCAGCGGCCCGCCGCGTAGTTACGCACCGCATCCGCAGCGGCGACACGATTTCGGAAGTAGCCCAGAAATACGGCGTGTCGCAGGCCCAGATCCGGCGCCTGAATGGCAACGTGAAAACCCTGCGCCCCGGCAAAACCCTGCGGATTAAGTAA
- the bshB1 gene encoding bacillithiol biosynthesis deacetylase BshB1, producing the protein MKLDILAFGAHPDDVEMSAAGTLLAAAALGKKIGIVDFTRGELGTRGTPATRAAEAEAASRILGLSVRENLGLPDGFFRNDREHQLPLIAALRRYQPDVVLCNAIHDRHPDHGRGASLASEACFLSGLRMIETFDADGQPQQPWRPRTVYHYIQDRQIAPDFVVDISEFWPGKWASIQAYKTQFFDPNSQEPVTYLSTPVFSQFMEARAREFGHIIGVEFGEGFTRQRPVGVRDITALL; encoded by the coding sequence ATGAAACTTGATATCCTGGCTTTTGGCGCCCACCCCGACGACGTAGAAATGTCGGCTGCCGGTACGTTGCTGGCGGCGGCGGCTCTGGGCAAGAAAATCGGCATCGTGGACTTTACCCGCGGGGAGCTGGGTACCCGCGGCACACCGGCTACCCGGGCCGCCGAAGCCGAAGCTGCCAGCCGGATTCTGGGCCTGAGCGTGCGCGAAAACCTGGGGTTGCCTGACGGCTTCTTCCGCAACGACCGGGAACACCAGCTGCCGCTTATTGCCGCCCTGCGCCGCTACCAGCCCGACGTAGTGCTCTGCAACGCTATTCATGACCGGCACCCTGACCACGGCCGCGGGGCTAGCTTGGCCTCGGAAGCCTGCTTTCTGAGCGGTTTGCGCATGATTGAAACCTTCGATGCCGACGGCCAGCCCCAGCAACCCTGGCGCCCGCGCACCGTGTACCACTACATCCAGGACCGGCAAATTGCCCCCGACTTCGTGGTCGACATCTCCGAGTTCTGGCCCGGCAAATGGGCTTCCATTCAGGCCTACAAAACCCAGTTTTTCGACCCCAACAGCCAGGAGCCAGTGACCTACCTTTCCACGCCGGTCTTCAGCCAGTTTATGGAAGCCCGGGCCCGGGAGTTTGGTCACATCATCGGCGTTGAGTTTGGGGAAGGCTTCACCCGCCAGCGGCCCGTGGGCGTGCGCGACATTACGGCCCTGCTTTAG
- a CDS encoding arginase family protein has product MDISFLVLPYDSGHEGRRMGAGPARLLPVLEEKLSQAGHATTTTVVRIADALPAEINFAFTLYQALAGQVRVAREQQRFPLVLAGNCGAALGTVAGVGAPQAGVVWLDAHGDFNTPETSTSGFLDGMGLAILTGQCWRPLAASIPGFAPVSPTHVVHVGGRDFGNAEQAALLQTGVQVVAPGQITGSGSPALRAALTQLAAQVPECYLHVDLDVLDAEQVGRANTYAQPGGLTVEQVLGVVRAVQQHLRVTALTFASYDPLADTAGRVLAAAADIARQVVNGSAGE; this is encoded by the coding sequence ATGGATATATCTTTTTTGGTCCTGCCCTACGATTCGGGGCACGAAGGCCGGCGCATGGGGGCGGGTCCGGCCCGGCTTCTCCCGGTTCTGGAGGAAAAACTCAGCCAGGCCGGCCATGCCACCACTACCACTGTGGTGCGCATAGCCGACGCCTTGCCGGCCGAAATCAACTTTGCTTTTACGCTCTACCAGGCGCTGGCCGGGCAAGTGCGGGTGGCCCGGGAGCAGCAGCGGTTTCCGCTCGTGCTGGCCGGCAACTGCGGGGCAGCCCTGGGCACTGTAGCCGGCGTGGGAGCCCCGCAGGCGGGCGTCGTCTGGCTGGACGCTCACGGTGACTTTAACACGCCCGAAACCAGTACCAGCGGCTTCCTCGACGGCATGGGCCTGGCCATCCTCACCGGCCAGTGCTGGCGGCCTCTGGCGGCATCTATTCCCGGCTTTGCACCAGTGTCACCCACCCATGTAGTCCACGTTGGCGGGCGGGATTTTGGCAACGCCGAGCAAGCGGCCCTGCTCCAGACCGGTGTGCAAGTGGTAGCTCCCGGGCAAATAACCGGCTCCGGGTCACCGGCCCTGCGCGCTGCCCTGACCCAGCTGGCCGCCCAGGTGCCCGAGTGCTACCTGCACGTAGACCTCGATGTGTTGGATGCCGAGCAAGTGGGTCGGGCCAATACCTACGCCCAGCCCGGTGGCCTCACCGTGGAACAGGTGCTGGGCGTCGTGCGGGCCGTGCAGCAGCACCTGCGCGTCACGGCGCTTACCTTTGCCTCCTACGACCCGCTGGCCGATACCGCTGGCCGGGTACTGGCCGCTGCCGCAGACATTGCCCGGCAGGTGGTAAACGGCTCCGCCGGGGAGTGA